The Martelella endophytica genome contains the following window.
CGTAACGAACTGACGTCGGTGGCTAAAGCGCCGGTCTGATTGGATCAGATCGGCGCTTTAGCTATTTGTTTTAGCCGCATAATCTTATCGATCCTCGCTTTGCTCCGGTCGGATTATGCTCGAGGCGACTCTTCTTTCCGTTTTGTTTTTTCACAAAAATCGAGCACTTTTGATTCATTCAATGCTCCTCGCACGCCGGGGGTAAAATTCCCTGTGAACCGGAAAGTGAAGGATAAGATCATGGCTGGACGCCCAAGGAAAGCTGAAGCGGAAAAGAGCAAAAAGAGGGAAGTGTGGATTACAGATTGTCGTTGGGAGGAGATCCGTAAGGAGGCAAAGGCTGCCGGAATGACGATCTCAGCCTATCTCCGCCAGAGGCGTAGTGACCGCCCGATCAGCGCCAGGCAGGGATTGCTGATTATCGAGACCTTGCAAGGTATCCGGGATCGGCAGGACCATCTGGTCGATGTGATTGACAGGAACGGCGGGAATGCTGAAGTGCTCCAGGCGCTTCTCCGACTTGAGCGTGCCTATGATCGTGTCGTTGACGGCTTGGTGTTCCGATGATCCTGGGATGGTCGCCGCATAGCGGAGCGGATCTGCGGACCAACCTGATGGCAGCGATCCGGTATCTGATCGCGCAGCGCGTCACCAAGGACATGAACGGGCAGCGCCTTTCTGTTCTCCGCGACCCTGCGCCGGAAGTCCTGATCAGTGACCCGCGGCTCGTGCTGGCTGCGATGCAGCTTTTGGAGACCAAGCATCGCTATTCGGTCGCGACCCTGTCCTTTGATCGCAGCGATATTGATGTCGTCGCATTCAATGCCGGTGATGCCGCCTCGCGAATGCAGGTTGGCCAGA
Protein-coding sequences here:
- a CDS encoding plasmid mobilization protein; translation: MDQIGALAICFSRIILSILALLRSDYARGDSSFRFVFSQKSSTFDSFNAPRTPGVKFPVNRKVKDKIMAGRPRKAEAEKSKKREVWITDCRWEEIRKEAKAAGMTISAYLRQRRSDRPISARQGLLIIETLQGIRDRQDHLVDVIDRNGGNAEVLQALLRLERAYDRVVDGLVFR